A single window of uncultured Methanospirillum sp. DNA harbors:
- a CDS encoding thioredoxin domain-containing protein, which translates to MPNRLIHEQSPYLLQHSHNPVDWYPWGEEAHALARERDLPVFLSIGYAACHWCHVMEKECFIDQEVAELLNKFFVSIKVDREEHPEIDRIYMAVCQAMTGSGGWPLSIFLTPDLKPFYSATFIPKRSRGKTPGMLDLIPHIVRVWNERRDEVYEAGAHLFGIISHAYGENSPLLQVEEITDEEIHSAFRSLASTYDHEFGGFRRGMKFPSVPQLIFLMNYGAVFDHGQAIRMAMDTLSSMALGGIRDQIGFGFHRYAVDRAWNAPHFEKMLYDQAMNTYAYTVAWQITGDPMMRNAAEESVQYITHTLRRQGGGFASAEDADSQGGEGAFYLWKLSELREVLTSDELALAEKAWGITEEGNLPPEAGVSVGSNIISWIREKNAAGNISLLVPQDSPGIKEIRKKLFTHREMRPRPLLDDKVLTDWNGLAIWALAYTGRVLGDEWMISAAEDAAAFLLTSIRTEEGKLWHQWKAGTETIPGTAQDYIFLVSGLVGLFQATGKPSYLESAVTIIRTAKDLFWDEKKGGFYCTRSDDPLVPVRIRDDYDGAVPSVNGAACQALKDLGMITGSSQFTNLAETLLNGMHGTITQVPQGTLSLLGSACTGKKEIRAVITGDAGDERRIALWRALHQRYIPGLVVVPLIPAHLSDIKSLIPESGIYAHEETPTVWICAGETCRPPVSDPESLSDLLTRITHS; encoded by the coding sequence ATGCCAAATCGATTGATCCATGAACAGAGTCCGTATCTTCTGCAGCATTCCCATAATCCCGTAGACTGGTACCCCTGGGGAGAGGAGGCACATGCCCTCGCACGGGAGCGGGATCTGCCTGTCTTTCTCTCCATCGGATACGCTGCATGCCATTGGTGCCACGTGATGGAGAAAGAATGTTTCATAGATCAGGAGGTTGCTGAACTTCTCAATAAATTTTTTGTCTCCATCAAAGTAGACCGGGAAGAACACCCTGAGATAGATCGGATCTATATGGCAGTCTGCCAGGCGATGACAGGATCAGGGGGATGGCCACTGAGTATATTTCTTACTCCTGATCTCAAACCGTTCTATTCAGCCACCTTCATCCCGAAAAGATCCCGTGGAAAGACACCCGGCATGCTTGACCTGATCCCCCACATTGTCCGGGTATGGAATGAGCGGCGTGATGAGGTCTATGAGGCCGGGGCTCATCTGTTCGGGATCATATCCCATGCGTACGGAGAGAACAGCCCTCTGCTTCAGGTGGAAGAGATCACGGATGAGGAGATCCATTCCGCATTCCGAAGCCTTGCCAGTACGTATGATCATGAGTTCGGAGGATTTAGGAGAGGCATGAAGTTTCCTTCAGTTCCTCAGTTAATCTTTCTCATGAACTACGGGGCCGTATTCGACCACGGCCAGGCTATCCGCATGGCAATGGATACACTCTCATCCATGGCTCTTGGTGGAATCCGTGATCAGATCGGATTCGGATTTCACCGGTACGCTGTTGATCGTGCCTGGAATGCTCCCCACTTTGAAAAGATGCTCTACGATCAGGCGATGAACACGTATGCATACACCGTTGCCTGGCAGATCACTGGTGATCCGATGATGCGGAACGCGGCAGAAGAGTCTGTACAGTACATTACCCACACACTCAGGCGTCAAGGTGGTGGGTTTGCATCTGCAGAGGATGCCGACAGCCAGGGAGGAGAAGGAGCGTTTTACCTCTGGAAACTCTCTGAACTCAGGGAGGTCCTGACCTCTGATGAACTTGCCCTTGCAGAGAAGGCCTGGGGGATTACTGAGGAGGGCAACCTGCCACCAGAGGCCGGGGTTTCTGTAGGAAGCAATATCATCTCGTGGATCCGGGAGAAGAACGCTGCAGGAAATATTTCCCTCCTTGTACCGCAGGATTCTCCTGGTATCAAAGAGATCAGGAAGAAACTCTTTACTCATAGGGAGATGCGGCCCAGACCCCTTTTGGATGACAAGGTTCTCACCGACTGGAATGGCCTTGCCATCTGGGCCCTTGCGTATACAGGAAGAGTTCTCGGAGACGAATGGATGATCAGTGCTGCAGAGGATGCTGCAGCATTTCTACTGACCTCGATCCGTACTGAAGAAGGGAAGCTCTGGCACCAGTGGAAGGCAGGCACGGAAACCATACCCGGGACCGCACAGGATTACATCTTCCTTGTATCTGGGCTGGTTGGCCTGTTTCAGGCGACCGGAAAACCTTCGTACCTGGAGAGTGCCGTCACGATCATCAGGACTGCCAAAGATCTCTTCTGGGATGAGAAGAAGGGAGGGTTCTATTGCACCCGCTCTGATGACCCTCTGGTACCGGTCAGGATTCGCGATGATTATGACGGTGCTGTACCATCAGTGAACGGCGCCGCCTGCCAGGCTCTCAAGGATCTGGGCATGATAACCGGTTCAAGTCAATTCACAAATCTGGCAGAGACGCTCCTGAATGGAATGCACGGCACCATCACCCAGGTACCACAGGGTACCCTCAGTCTTCTCGGCTCTGCCTGCACAGGGAAGAAGGAGATTCGTGCGGTTATTACCGGGGATGCCGGAGATGAACGCAGAATAGCACTCTGGAGGGCATTACATCAGCGGTATATCCCGGGACTGGTTGTAGTTC
- a CDS encoding class I SAM-dependent methyltransferase family protein → MGKQQWCLRVNRQGAETVRRALLEEGTLDKSLKIRPDGDELLFPVISEREGSMMAEFEELYQRAPLPRHELVGGIAILAEDDPAGAAAILGDRPSVHTVLFAESAVEGEFRTKRFRVLAGDETTATIHTEYGRTFRIDLEKAYFSARLASERQRITATMHDGEEVLDMFAGVGPFAVMLAEKAGMVWACDLNPDAVSLLIRNISRNRVSNVIPILADAANLPEVFGRRFDRVIMNLPLMAERFLPAASRLCRPGGTIHFYALVGDEDEDTPLLRRILIRSMEKRFVRSYAPGRSHVVYDIVVD, encoded by the coding sequence ATGGGGAAGCAGCAGTGGTGCCTGCGGGTGAACCGTCAGGGGGCTGAAACGGTGAGAAGGGCTCTTCTTGAGGAGGGTACCCTGGATAAGAGCCTCAAAATTAGGCCTGATGGTGATGAACTTCTCTTCCCGGTTATCAGCGAGCGTGAAGGATCGATGATGGCCGAGTTTGAAGAACTGTATCAGCGTGCTCCTCTTCCACGGCACGAACTGGTCGGGGGAATTGCAATTCTTGCTGAAGACGATCCTGCCGGTGCTGCAGCGATCCTTGGCGATCGTCCCTCTGTTCACACCGTTCTGTTTGCAGAAAGTGCAGTCGAAGGTGAGTTCAGAACCAAGAGATTCAGGGTTCTGGCAGGTGATGAGACCACAGCCACCATTCATACCGAGTATGGAAGAACCTTCAGGATAGATCTGGAAAAGGCGTACTTTTCGGCACGGCTGGCTTCAGAACGCCAGCGAATCACAGCAACAATGCACGACGGCGAAGAGGTGCTTGATATGTTCGCAGGGGTCGGCCCGTTTGCAGTCATGCTTGCCGAAAAAGCAGGTATGGTATGGGCATGCGATCTCAACCCTGATGCGGTCTCCCTTCTCATCAGAAATATTTCCCGTAATCGTGTCTCAAATGTCATTCCCATTCTTGCCGATGCTGCCAATCTCCCTGAAGTATTTGGCAGACGGTTTGACCGGGTGATCATGAACCTGCCATTGATGGCTGAAAGATTCCTGCCTGCAGCCTCTCGTCTCTGCAGGCCCGGTGGAACGATACACTTCTATGCCCTGGTTGGAGACGAGGATGAGGATACCCCGTTACTCAGAAGAATCCTGATCAGATCAATGGAAAAACGGTTTGTGAGATCCTATGCCCCTGGCAGATCACATGTCGTGTACGACATTGTTGTGGATTGA
- a CDS encoding helix-turn-helix transcriptional regulator, whose product MHTRMKEFRARFGYTQADLAGRVGVRRETIVFLEKGKYNPSLRLARQISQALDTTIDELFLFDDEEDNP is encoded by the coding sequence ATGCATACCCGGATGAAAGAGTTTCGTGCCCGTTTCGGGTATACTCAGGCAGATCTCGCGGGCCGGGTCGGTGTCAGGAGGGAGACCATCGTGTTTCTTGAGAAAGGGAAGTACAACCCATCGCTCCGGCTGGCCCGTCAGATCTCACAGGCACTCGATACCACAATTGATGAACTCTTTCTATTCGATGATGAGGAGGACAATCCATAA
- a CDS encoding PEGA domain-containing protein, translating to MNVLPKEENTFNPGDEPPYTPVPTDQPTLEPTITVEPTNIGGDTGFLSVHSDPQGAYVYLDGSNQGVTPALIRLYSTGTPSHNLVVSKNGYQDWTDHISENPGQGETIYRTAYLVKIQPTITVEPTSIGGDSGFFKIDSIPSGADAYVDTDYYGGTPVLVKIPTTATPSHDIRVTMNGYRDYTEHISTNPGKEQIYPILATLVPLTQYGSIYVSSDPSGALATLDGGTQYLTPCTFNQVISGMHTVTVSKEGYNQYTTQVQVNFNAQPRVYAPLTKYQKTGTIFVDSVPQGADIKVDNMWQGQTPQQVGNLESGYHTVKLQLSEYQTISQQVLITAGQQTSIRQSLVKNPPEITTGSVAVSSTPPGASVSLNTDYQGVTPVSGSLDLTDITPGVYTITLTAPQRETFSSTITVIAGQVTPVQAELKSPKVPSSQNGTLSVSSSPAGAQVLLENLYIGITPLTLSSVKPGQYELILKMEQYQDNVNQARIEGGMSTTVSVNMTPIQKPTTTPVPTQSPFPGVLVPVSMGTGALLFRRLRQL from the coding sequence ATGAATGTGCTCCCAAAAGAGGAAAACACATTTAATCCGGGAGATGAGCCCCCATACACTCCGGTTCCAACTGATCAGCCTACCCTAGAGCCTACGATTACTGTTGAACCAACAAACATCGGAGGAGATACCGGTTTCTTATCAGTCCATTCTGATCCTCAGGGTGCTTATGTGTACCTTGATGGCTCAAATCAGGGAGTAACCCCTGCCCTCATCAGACTTTATTCAACCGGGACACCATCACACAATCTCGTGGTATCAAAGAATGGATATCAGGACTGGACTGATCACATATCAGAAAACCCTGGACAAGGAGAGACGATCTACCGGACTGCCTATCTTGTAAAGATTCAGCCAACCATCACAGTTGAACCCACCAGTATCGGAGGGGACTCGGGATTCTTCAAGATTGATTCAATTCCATCGGGTGCTGACGCATATGTTGACACCGATTATTATGGAGGTACACCTGTGCTGGTAAAGATCCCGACTACAGCCACTCCGTCTCACGACATACGCGTCACCATGAACGGATATCGTGATTATACTGAACATATCTCTACAAATCCAGGAAAAGAACAGATTTACCCAATACTGGCGACACTTGTACCCCTGACCCAGTATGGAAGTATTTATGTAAGTTCTGACCCTTCAGGAGCCCTGGCAACTCTTGACGGAGGTACCCAGTACCTGACACCCTGCACATTTAATCAGGTAATATCAGGGATGCACACTGTCACGGTAAGTAAAGAGGGATATAATCAATATACAACCCAAGTCCAGGTGAACTTCAACGCCCAACCAAGAGTATATGCCCCTCTTACAAAATATCAGAAAACTGGAACAATATTTGTTGATTCAGTTCCACAAGGTGCTGACATTAAGGTTGATAACATGTGGCAGGGTCAGACACCCCAGCAGGTGGGTAACCTTGAAAGTGGATATCATACAGTGAAACTGCAATTATCAGAGTATCAGACAATCAGCCAGCAGGTCCTCATTACTGCAGGACAGCAGACAAGTATCAGACAATCCCTGGTAAAAAACCCGCCAGAGATCACTACAGGATCGGTGGCAGTTTCAAGCACTCCGCCAGGTGCTTCAGTTTCCCTAAATACTGATTACCAGGGAGTAACCCCGGTTTCAGGATCACTTGATCTAACAGATATCACACCAGGGGTGTACACGATTACACTCACTGCACCTCAACGTGAGACATTTTCCTCAACCATCACGGTGATTGCCGGACAGGTGACTCCGGTACAGGCTGAACTGAAATCACCAAAAGTTCCTTCATCCCAGAACGGAACATTGAGCGTCAGTTCATCCCCTGCAGGAGCTCAGGTGCTCCTTGAAAATCTCTATATTGGTATCACACCCCTGACCCTCTCCTCGGTGAAGCCTGGCCAATATGAATTGATCCTGAAGATGGAGCAGTACCAGGACAATGTCAACCAGGCCCGTATTGAAGGAGGTATGTCCACAACTGTATCAGTTAACATGACCCCTATACAAAAACCAACAACAACCCCGGTTCCTACCCAATCTCCGTTCCCAGGAGTTCTTGTGCCTGTTAGTATGGGAACTGGAGCCCTGCTTTTCAGGCGCCTGCGGCAGCTCTGA
- the hmgA gene encoding hydroxymethylglutaryl-CoA reductase (NADPH): MDDYLRRIRDGSLKLYALEKELPPGEAVAVRRRFVEEETGISLPKIGEYSIEPDAVVKRNCENMIGTIQVPVGVAGPVHISGEFANGPYFLPLATTEGALVASVNRGCGLITAAGGAEVRILSDGMTRAPVFATDSVAHARRVVDFVQAHEDEIRKAAEATTRHGKMTDVLVTTAGTSVFVRFCFTTGDAMGMNMVTIASEKAAEVISQQTGARLVALSGNFCTDKKPAAVNVVLGRGKTVSAGVKLTDEQIKIILKTNATSLLEVNTRKNLVGSARAGSLGFNAHAANIIAAMFIACGQDPAHVVEGSLCITTIDQAPDGVYVSVTLPALPVGTVGGGTGVATQAECLRLLGVSGGGDPPGSHAKKLAEIIAVGVLAGELSLLGAQAAQHLARAHKELGR, encoded by the coding sequence ATGGATGATTACCTCCGCAGGATCCGGGACGGGTCTCTCAAACTCTATGCACTTGAGAAGGAACTCCCGCCTGGTGAGGCGGTTGCTGTGCGACGACGTTTCGTTGAGGAAGAGACCGGCATTTCACTCCCAAAGATCGGGGAGTATTCAATAGAACCTGATGCAGTGGTGAAGCGGAACTGCGAGAATATGATCGGGACCATCCAGGTTCCGGTCGGGGTCGCCGGGCCGGTTCACATATCAGGGGAGTTTGCAAACGGCCCATATTTCCTCCCACTTGCAACGACGGAAGGTGCTCTTGTCGCTTCAGTGAACAGGGGATGCGGTCTCATCACCGCTGCAGGAGGTGCAGAGGTGAGAATCCTTTCAGATGGTATGACCCGTGCACCGGTCTTTGCAACAGATAGTGTTGCTCATGCACGGAGAGTTGTGGATTTCGTGCAGGCTCATGAGGATGAGATCAGAAAGGCTGCAGAAGCAACTACGCGACATGGAAAGATGACTGATGTCCTGGTCACGACAGCCGGGACTTCAGTATTTGTCAGATTCTGCTTTACTACCGGGGACGCCATGGGTATGAACATGGTCACCATCGCAAGCGAAAAGGCGGCTGAAGTGATCAGCCAGCAGACCGGTGCACGACTGGTGGCTCTTTCAGGAAACTTCTGCACTGACAAGAAACCGGCAGCAGTGAATGTTGTTCTCGGAAGAGGAAAGACGGTCTCTGCCGGTGTAAAACTCACCGACGAACAGATAAAAATCATCCTCAAGACAAATGCCACTTCACTCCTTGAAGTGAATACACGCAAGAACCTGGTAGGTTCGGCAAGAGCAGGATCACTTGGATTCAATGCTCATGCTGCAAATATCATCGCAGCCATGTTCATCGCCTGCGGACAGGATCCTGCCCATGTCGTCGAAGGGTCACTCTGTATCACCACCATCGATCAGGCACCCGACGGAGTATATGTCTCGGTCACACTTCCGGCTCTTCCGGTTGGAACAGTTGGAGGAGGGACAGGAGTTGCAACCCAGGCAGAGTGTCTCAGGCTTCTCGGTGTTTCAGGAGGTGGGGATCCACCGGGTTCACACGCAAAGAAGCTGGCAGAGATCATCGCAGTGGGAGTGCTGGCAGGAGAACTCTCTCTCCTCGGAGCACAGGCAGCACAGCATCTTGCACGAGCTCATAAGGAACTGGGCAGGTAG
- a CDS encoding M13 family metallopeptidase — translation MWKYIKYLFQVEILVLLLLIGPVAALNPDDMDLSVKPGDDLFTYANGNWMERNPVPADLSWFSSVTEVQQSVDDRVKTIIEDAAENPGKDGYEKPLVGTFYTTALDQDLADRVGMEPLRPELSKIASAETREDIRNLTTYLMNFGIAPFFSFYADEDPGNSSMLIATIEQSGTSLPDREYYFRNDTESERVRDEFKGHISRMFVLNNESPEQADIDAATVMRIETRLANASAPSHGYGKPDRRYFPCPVRRLNEVTDGIDWDGLLTAVNRTDISVIDMYQPLYVREVGNVLKDEPVEDLKKFLTFKVLQFAAPYSSQAFEQENFNFNSKVLSGQEQMEPRWKRVLGTMNSVMGGVIGKLYVKEYFTPEEKAHVKEIVENLKATLRTRLANLTWMDPETRENATEKLDSMGIQIGYPDQPGDYRNLEVGNSSYLDNVLNITCYYYRASLQIADTPSNPDTWYLSPHSVNAYYDTTRNKIVLPAGVLQPPFYDPSVDDAEHYGAIGSIIGHELTHGFDSPLRKFVKDGNETMLWNENDTVRYMEATAPLVAQFDQMETLPDLYLNGTRTLAENAADLGGMVIAWNAWQNTRTGNETVGSDINSSRITESTSPTSAFTDEQRFFLAYAQAWRGTIRDEELRNMVLIEEHPWNKYRVNAIPFNLDEFYATFPQISQGDTLYRDETARARVW, via the coding sequence ATGTGGAAATATATTAAATATCTATTTCAGGTGGAGATCCTTGTTCTTCTCCTCCTGATCGGACCGGTAGCGGCTCTGAACCCTGATGATATGGATCTCTCGGTAAAACCAGGCGATGACCTCTTCACCTACGCAAACGGAAACTGGATGGAACGAAACCCGGTTCCAGCAGATTTGAGTTGGTTTAGTTCAGTAACTGAGGTGCAACAGTCGGTTGACGACCGAGTCAAAACCATAATAGAGGATGCAGCGGAAAATCCAGGAAAAGACGGGTACGAGAAACCGCTCGTTGGTACGTTCTACACGACTGCACTTGACCAGGATCTCGCTGACCGTGTCGGAATGGAACCGCTCCGCCCTGAACTGAGCAAGATTGCATCGGCAGAAACCCGTGAGGATATCAGGAACCTGACAACGTACCTGATGAACTTCGGGATTGCACCCTTCTTCTCGTTTTACGCAGACGAGGATCCCGGCAACAGCAGCATGTTGATCGCCACGATAGAGCAGAGCGGGACATCCCTGCCGGACCGTGAGTACTACTTCAGGAATGATACAGAGAGTGAACGGGTCAGGGATGAGTTCAAAGGTCATATCTCACGGATGTTCGTGCTCAACAACGAATCTCCTGAACAGGCAGACATCGACGCAGCAACGGTGATGCGGATCGAGACCAGGCTTGCAAATGCATCAGCCCCTTCTCATGGATATGGAAAACCGGATCGCCGGTACTTCCCATGCCCTGTTCGTCGCCTGAACGAGGTGACGGACGGTATCGACTGGGATGGTCTTCTCACCGCAGTGAATCGGACTGACATCTCGGTGATCGATATGTATCAGCCCCTGTATGTCCGTGAAGTTGGCAATGTTCTCAAGGATGAACCTGTTGAAGATCTCAAGAAGTTCCTGACCTTCAAGGTACTTCAGTTCGCTGCCCCGTACAGCAGCCAGGCCTTCGAACAGGAGAACTTCAACTTTAACAGCAAGGTGCTCTCAGGGCAGGAACAGATGGAGCCGAGATGGAAGCGGGTGCTCGGTACCATGAACTCCGTGATGGGAGGGGTTATCGGTAAGCTCTATGTGAAGGAGTACTTCACCCCTGAAGAAAAGGCTCATGTAAAAGAGATCGTGGAGAACCTCAAGGCCACCCTGAGAACCAGGCTTGCAAACCTTACCTGGATGGATCCTGAAACCAGGGAGAACGCCACCGAGAAACTTGACTCCATGGGGATCCAGATCGGGTACCCGGACCAGCCCGGGGATTACCGGAATCTTGAGGTAGGAAACAGTTCATACCTCGACAATGTCCTTAACATCACCTGTTACTACTACAGGGCAAGTCTGCAGATAGCAGACACCCCATCAAACCCTGATACATGGTACCTCTCACCGCACTCAGTGAACGCATACTACGACACCACCAGGAACAAGATCGTTCTTCCAGCAGGTGTCCTCCAGCCGCCTTTCTATGATCCATCGGTGGACGACGCAGAACATTACGGGGCAATCGGCTCCATCATTGGGCATGAACTGACGCATGGATTTGATTCACCACTGCGAAAGTTCGTGAAAGACGGGAATGAGACCATGCTCTGGAATGAGAATGACACTGTCCGGTATATGGAGGCAACTGCACCGCTGGTGGCACAGTTCGATCAGATGGAAACGCTCCCTGACCTGTACCTGAACGGGACCCGGACTCTTGCAGAGAACGCTGCTGATCTCGGAGGGATGGTCATAGCCTGGAACGCATGGCAGAATACCAGGACCGGGAATGAAACTGTCGGATCAGATATCAATTCATCCAGGATTACGGAGAGTACCTCACCCACTTCGGCGTTTACTGATGAACAACGGTTCTTCCTCGCCTACGCTCAGGCCTGGAGGGGCACCATTAGGGATGAAGAACTACGAAATATGGTGCTGATAGAAGAGCATCCCTGGAACAAGTACAGGGTGAACGCAATTCCGTTTAATCTTGATGAGTTCTACGCGACATTCCCACAGATCAGTCAGGGAGATACATTATACCGGGACGAGACCGCACGGGCCAGGGTCTGGTAA
- a CDS encoding transcriptional regulator translates to MSTHMEKLPCEDIVWESLPAIRAAIAAEMVATGLSQKEVATILEMAPSAVSQYLSGKRGYRIEFTDEVKMAIASLSRDLRDGTVTNPASRICAICTLIRGTPSCGACDDPESQD, encoded by the coding sequence ATGAGTACTCACATGGAAAAACTCCCCTGTGAGGATATTGTCTGGGAATCACTTCCGGCAATCAGGGCTGCAATAGCAGCGGAGATGGTTGCAACGGGCCTGTCACAAAAGGAGGTTGCCACCATCCTGGAGATGGCCCCGTCAGCTGTCTCTCAGTATCTGTCAGGCAAACGGGGGTACCGGATTGAGTTTACTGATGAGGTAAAAATGGCAATCGCATCCCTATCACGTGATCTGCGTGATGGGACCGTTACCAACCCTGCATCACGGATCTGTGCTATCTGCACACTTATCAGGGGTACCCCTTCATGCGGAGCATGTGATGATCCTGAGTCACAGGATTAA
- a CDS encoding PAS domain S-box protein — MDNYEYYIASIEEILKENQKGMTVSELALDLHMSRNTVGKYLELMYLSGVVDVRSVGKAKLYYLAPRVPVTRVLSYLSDAVIQTDDRYRIVNINLSALDLLGSDEEDLIGRNLLDLLGIQGLNSEMRARITNPDRDVAFTDEIQVHTDTKTRHLWMTVADMVMYDGVLGHTFILEDITDWKEAEQKRRVSDFLFSTLAEETWEQVCIFSPDFAIQYANPRYAASDGRGDDLMGSNLLDPYDKQASQIIRDSVEIVTETSAPHRQVFPVMVDQQIPRWLDQRLYPVPDQSGKIEQILGITRDVTGLQEGGSASTLLSVLLTSMAEGVLTVTLQGTILSWNQGAETITGYPAEELLGGNAHTIIPPELNAELNVIADAVRGKTVRDIRYTIRAKGGRKKKVILSSATVQDHTGETSMVVLIWREP; from the coding sequence ATGGATAATTATGAATATTATATTGCGAGCATCGAGGAGATCCTCAAAGAGAACCAGAAGGGGATGACGGTCTCTGAGCTCGCTCTTGATCTTCATATGTCCAGAAATACCGTCGGAAAATACCTTGAACTCATGTATCTCTCCGGAGTGGTGGATGTCCGGAGCGTTGGAAAGGCGAAATTATACTACCTCGCTCCACGTGTTCCGGTCACCCGCGTGCTCAGTTACCTATCTGATGCGGTGATCCAGACTGATGATCGATACCGGATCGTAAATATAAATTTATCTGCTCTTGATCTCCTTGGGTCTGATGAAGAGGATCTCATAGGCAGAAATCTTCTGGATCTTCTGGGTATCCAGGGGTTGAATTCAGAGATGAGGGCACGGATCACCAACCCGGACCGCGATGTTGCCTTTACTGATGAGATTCAGGTCCATACAGATACAAAAACCAGACATCTCTGGATGACCGTGGCCGATATGGTGATGTACGACGGGGTACTCGGGCATACTTTCATCCTTGAAGATATCACAGACTGGAAAGAGGCCGAACAAAAACGGCGTGTAAGTGATTTTCTCTTCTCAACCCTGGCTGAAGAGACATGGGAGCAGGTCTGCATCTTCTCCCCGGATTTTGCTATTCAGTATGCAAATCCCAGGTATGCTGCATCTGATGGGAGGGGGGATGACCTGATGGGATCAAATCTTCTGGATCCTTATGACAAACAGGCTTCCCAGATAATCCGTGACTCAGTGGAGATCGTGACTGAGACATCTGCTCCTCACCGGCAGGTCTTCCCGGTCATGGTCGATCAACAGATCCCCCGGTGGCTTGATCAGCGGCTCTATCCGGTACCTGATCAGTCAGGGAAAATAGAGCAGATCCTTGGCATAACGCGTGATGTCACCGGCCTCCAGGAAGGGGGATCGGCATCGACCCTTCTTTCAGTACTTCTCACATCTATGGCCGAAGGAGTCCTGACCGTGACACTTCAGGGGACTATCCTTTCATGGAACCAGGGGGCAGAGACCATCACCGGGTATCCTGCAGAAGAACTGCTCGGGGGAAATGCCCATACGATCATCCCTCCTGAACTGAACGCTGAACTGAACGTCATAGCCGATGCCGTTCGCGGCAAGACTGTTCGTGACATCAGGTATACGATCAGGGCAAAAGGTGGAAGAAAGAAGAAAGTAATTCTGTCATCTGCCACGGTTCAGGATCACACCGGTGAAACCAGCATGGTTGTCCTGATATGGCGGGAACCATGA
- a CDS encoding carboxypeptidase-like regulatory domain-containing protein, translated as MGLQILNIASIISLLFVMLAFTPAYADDIPGVIGQYDDWDFENTPTVGMGIFPVITLEPKEESSLSISPSSGGSSSKIWVTISPFISTLSGKETNLIVGYMGSARAGVTLTIAGKGSSDSDYTDLATISPDENGLFIWGVPTADKDLTLFRVTAKTGTDQAYSNVIRFNTSTSSDPVINPVVTQRITPVQTVIPMTTRSSPVPDLTSLTISASTTTPKIGEDVVISGRLTDMDGKGISGATVTIDETGYPGASTGEPFDTTQTGSDGRFKFTLSVKFANMVGLVANYAGDDNHHGSESNTLTFMSYAQ; from the coding sequence ATGGGTCTTCAGATATTGAATATCGCATCAATCATCTCTCTTCTTTTTGTCATGCTGGCTTTCACACCGGCATATGCAGATGACATCCCGGGAGTTATCGGCCAGTACGACGACTGGGATTTTGAGAACACCCCGACCGTGGGAATGGGTATCTTCCCGGTTATCACCCTTGAGCCAAAGGAAGAATCCTCCCTCTCCATCAGTCCGTCATCAGGGGGATCATCATCGAAGATCTGGGTTACTATCTCCCCGTTCATCTCAACATTGAGCGGGAAAGAGACAAATCTTATCGTCGGATACATGGGAAGCGCGCGGGCAGGTGTAACCCTCACTATTGCCGGAAAGGGATCAAGTGATTCAGATTACACTGATCTCGCAACTATCAGTCCGGACGAGAACGGCCTTTTTATCTGGGGTGTTCCGACAGCAGACAAGGATCTTACACTCTTCAGGGTTACTGCAAAAACAGGGACTGATCAGGCATACTCGAATGTGATCAGATTCAACACATCAACCAGTAGTGACCCGGTCATAAATCCGGTTGTCACCCAGAGAATAACACCGGTGCAGACGGTGATCCCAATGACTACCCGTTCATCCCCGGTCCCTGACCTGACCAGTCTGACGATCTCTGCCAGCACAACCACCCCCAAAATCGGCGAAGATGTCGTGATATCAGGCAGGCTTACCGACATGGATGGCAAAGGAATCAGCGGAGCAACCGTGACCATCGACGAGACCGGGTACCCGGGAGCATCCACAGGTGAACCGTTTGATACAACGCAGACTGGATCTGACGGAAGATTCAAATTTACCCTCTCGGTAAAGTTTGCAAATATGGTGGGACTTGTTGCAAATTACGCAGGGGATGACAATCACCATGGATCAGAGAGCAACACTCTCACCTTCATGTCATATGCACAGTGA